One genomic window of Corticium candelabrum chromosome 9, ooCorCand1.1, whole genome shotgun sequence includes the following:
- the LOC134184701 gene encoding uncharacterized protein LOC134184701 has protein sequence MAAAAQPTIFRSDNFVYDTQRDWLGSGAFGDVYRCRLRDSGEQVALKIIATPKRLKPSEEVTFLHEVSILRLLTECPHVIRLVGVCLDHGNYAIVMEYVENGDLEEMLMSETGEHREVIGQWSCRLKMSLEIAKGMNFLHSLNPPVIHRDLKTSNVLVDHNYSCKVSIHERLCCAESSLSLLTDYRLWIVNNKRNF, from the exons ATGGCGGCTGCAGCTCAACCAACTATCTTTCGGTCCGACAATTTCGTGTACGACACTCAAAGAGACTGGCTTGGTTCAGGTGCCTTTGGCGACGTCTATAGATGTCGTTTGAGAGATTCCGGTGAGCAAGTCGCTCTAAAGATCATCGCGACGCCGAAAAGACTGAAACCTAG TGAGGAGGTTACCTTTCTGCACGAAGTAAGCATTCTTCGTCTATTGACAGAATGTCCTCACGTCATTCGACTAGTGGGTGTATGCCTTGATCATGGCAATTACGCGATTGTAATGGAATATGTGGAAAATGGAGATTTGGAGGAAATGTTGATGTCAGAGACAGGTGAACATCGTGAAGTTATTGGACAATGGAGCTGTCGGCTGAAGATGAGTTTGGAAATTGCTAAAGGCATGAACTTCTTACACAGTCTCAACCCTCCAGTTATACATCGAGACTTGAAGACATCCAACGTGCTAGTTGACCACAATTACTCCTGCAAGGTGAGTATCCATGAAAGATTATGTTGTGCAGAGTCATCATTGTCTTTGTTGACAGATTATCGACTTTGGATTGTCAACAACAAGAGAAATTTCTAG